A portion of the Pirellulales bacterium genome contains these proteins:
- a CDS encoding YciI family protein: MHYLLSYEKALDHAQREPPHQAAHRDHVRSALSRGELVLGGPLLDPADGSNMLLFRADSASAVEKFAKTDPYVTGGIITRWHIRPWQTVCGKGAECLLPDFKVQ, encoded by the coding sequence ATGCACTACTTATTATCTTACGAAAAAGCCCTCGACCACGCCCAGCGCGAGCCGCCGCATCAGGCTGCCCATCGCGATCATGTTCGCTCAGCACTGTCTCGCGGCGAGTTGGTTCTCGGCGGCCCGCTGCTCGATCCGGCCGACGGCTCCAACATGCTTTTATTCCGCGCCGACTCCGCCAGCGCAGTGGAAAAGTTTGCCAAAACCGATCCGTACGTGACCGGCGGCATCATCACCCGCTGGCACATCCGCCCCTGGCAAACCGTCTGCGGCAAAGGCGCCGAATGTTTGCTGCCGGATTTTAAGGTTCAGTAG
- a CDS encoding thymidine phosphorylase produces MNPVAVIMKKRDGHALSTDEIAEFMGGFVRGEVPEYQMSALAMAIFFRGMDPAETAALVDVMLRSGATLQWPAGFGTLVDKHSTGGIGDKTSLVIAPLLACCGLKVPMISGRGLGATGGTLDKLESIPGFRTNLNEKEIHQVVEKVGCVITGATADLVPADKKLYALRDVSGTVPSIPLICASIMSKKMAEGLNALVLDVKWGSGAFMRKQEDARALAQAMVATGERMNVRTTALLTDMNQPHGRMAGNAVEVDESVATLQGKGPNDLLGLCIALSAELLVSTGLEQSPTAAGNRLLELIRSGKALEKFREMVAAQGGNLDAKRPIAPASEVTASRAGCIATMNVEQLGFAIIELGGGRQKLGDKLDFSTGLEMLVRLGDKIEKGQPLVRLFAPPAKAETAKKMVTEAITVSEQPISPSLLIVERIGAN; encoded by the coding sequence ATGAATCCTGTCGCCGTGATCATGAAAAAGCGCGACGGCCATGCGCTTTCGACCGACGAAATTGCTGAATTCATGGGGGGCTTCGTTCGCGGCGAAGTGCCGGAATATCAAATGTCGGCCCTGGCCATGGCCATTTTTTTCCGCGGCATGGATCCAGCGGAAACGGCCGCCCTGGTCGACGTGATGCTTCGCTCCGGCGCCACATTACAGTGGCCGGCAGGCTTTGGCACGCTGGTCGATAAGCATTCCACCGGTGGCATTGGCGATAAAACTTCGCTCGTCATCGCGCCGCTGCTGGCCTGTTGCGGCCTGAAAGTGCCGATGATTTCCGGCCGCGGACTGGGGGCTACCGGCGGCACGCTCGACAAGCTGGAATCGATCCCCGGCTTCCGCACTAATTTGAACGAAAAAGAGATTCACCAGGTTGTGGAAAAAGTCGGCTGCGTCATTACCGGCGCCACCGCCGATCTGGTGCCAGCCGACAAAAAACTGTACGCCCTGCGCGATGTCAGCGGTACCGTGCCCAGCATCCCGCTCATCTGCGCCAGCATCATGAGCAAAAAAATGGCCGAGGGATTGAACGCCTTGGTTCTCGACGTGAAATGGGGAAGCGGCGCGTTCATGCGAAAACAAGAAGATGCCCGCGCGCTCGCTCAGGCCATGGTGGCCACCGGTGAGCGAATGAACGTACGCACCACGGCCCTGCTGACCGACATGAATCAGCCGCATGGCCGCATGGCGGGCAACGCCGTGGAAGTGGACGAAAGCGTGGCCACGCTGCAAGGGAAAGGCCCCAACGATTTGCTCGGGCTGTGCATTGCGCTGTCCGCGGAGCTGCTGGTTTCGACCGGGCTGGAACAATCGCCCACCGCCGCCGGCAATCGCTTGCTGGAATTGATCCGCTCCGGCAAAGCCCTGGAAAAATTCCGCGAAATGGTCGCAGCCCAAGGCGGCAATCTCGATGCCAAACGCCCGATCGCCCCGGCTTCCGAAGTCACTGCTTCCCGTGCCGGTTGCATTGCCACCATGAACGTCGAGCAGCTTGGCTTTGCGATTATCGAACTTGGGGGCGGCCGGCAAAAGCTGGGCGACAAGCTCGATTTTTCCACTGGCCTGGAAATGCTGGTTCGCCTGGGAGACAAAATCGAAAAGGGGCAACCGCTAGTGCGCCTCTTCGCCCCGCCCGCCAAAGCCGAGACGGCTAAAAAAATGGTGACCGAGGCGATCACCGTTTCCGAGCAGCCGATTTCTCCCTCGCTGCTAATCGTCGAGCGGATTGGAGCGAATTAG
- a CDS encoding purine-nucleoside phosphorylase, protein MLHQLPKIADAAAFIRARWPQTPRAGIILGTGLGNLAASIESPTNISYKEIPHFPVSTAIGHKGQLVCGTLAGLPVVAMQGRFHFYEGYPMWKITLPVRVMKALGINLLIVSNACGGLNPLYRSGDVMVMEDHINLMLGNPLIGINEDSLGPRFPDMSQPYDRDLISRALEISRKSNFVAHCGTYAAVSGPNYETRAEQRFVRKIGGDVVGMSTVPEVIVAVHAGLRVLALSTVTNECRPDDPNPKPTTGEEVVAIGAAAEHKVRTIVLGVLEQEAKS, encoded by the coding sequence ATGCTCCACCAACTTCCCAAAATCGCCGACGCCGCTGCGTTCATTCGCGCTCGCTGGCCGCAAACACCCCGAGCGGGCATTATCCTTGGCACGGGACTGGGAAATCTGGCCGCTTCCATCGAATCGCCCACGAACATTTCGTACAAAGAAATCCCACACTTTCCTGTGTCCACCGCCATCGGCCACAAAGGGCAACTGGTGTGCGGCACGCTCGCCGGGCTGCCGGTAGTGGCCATGCAAGGCCGATTTCATTTTTACGAAGGTTATCCCATGTGGAAAATCACGCTGCCGGTGCGCGTGATGAAGGCCTTGGGCATCAACCTGCTGATTGTCTCCAACGCCTGCGGCGGATTGAACCCGCTCTATCGCTCCGGTGATGTAATGGTGATGGAAGATCACATCAACCTGATGTTGGGCAATCCGCTGATCGGCATCAACGAAGATTCGCTCGGCCCGCGCTTTCCCGACATGAGCCAGCCCTACGACCGTGATCTGATCAGCCGTGCGCTGGAAATCTCGCGGAAATCGAATTTTGTGGCCCATTGTGGCACGTATGCGGCCGTCTCCGGGCCGAATTACGAAACCCGGGCCGAGCAGCGCTTCGTGCGTAAAATCGGCGGCGACGTGGTGGGCATGTCGACCGTGCCTGAAGTCATTGTGGCCGTTCATGCTGGCTTGCGCGTGCTGGCGCTTTCGACGGTGACCAACGAGTGCCGGCCCGACGATCCCAATCCCAAGCCAACCACCGGCGAGGAAGTGGTCGCCATTGGCGCCGCCGCCGAACACAAGGTGCGCACCATCGTGCTGGGCGTGTTGGAGCAAGAGGCAAAATCATGA
- a CDS encoding four helix bundle protein: protein MPNERWADLKLRTKEFALRILRLARALPKTLEGQRIADQLLRAGMGVGANFREATRARSGHEFAAKVNIALMELEEVSYWFELLQDGEIITPDRLVSLRAEAEELIAIFVTIIKNAKEE from the coding sequence ATGCCAAATGAGCGCTGGGCAGATCTAAAACTGCGAACAAAAGAATTTGCTCTGCGTATCTTGCGGCTTGCTCGGGCTTTGCCTAAAACGCTTGAAGGACAACGGATCGCCGATCAATTGCTTCGCGCGGGCATGGGAGTCGGCGCAAATTTTAGGGAAGCGACGAGAGCACGTAGCGGTCATGAATTCGCTGCTAAAGTAAACATTGCATTGATGGAATTGGAAGAAGTTTCGTACTGGTTTGAATTGTTGCAAGACGGAGAAATTATTACGCCCGATCGGTTGGTATCGCTGAGAGCGGAAGCCGAAGAGTTAATCGCAATTTTTGTCACCATCATTAAAAACGCAAAAGAGGAGTAG
- the deoC gene encoding deoxyribose-phosphate aldolase has protein sequence MSADLAKLIDLALLHPTLTDKELHAGCEKAKQLSVASVCIKPYAVKLAADRLRGSGVAVGTVIGFPHGSNAPEIKAAEAKLACEHGATELDMVVNIGKVMSEDWDFVERDVKAVLDVARQHKAVLKVIFENDYLTKDEWKIKLCEICGKLGVDYVKTSTGFGFVKQASGDYNYKGATEKDVALMRKHSPKQVGIKAAGGVRTQAEALKMQELGCTRLGTSAPEPIIGGGKSTGAGY, from the coding sequence ATGTCTGCTGATCTTGCCAAATTGATCGATCTAGCCCTGTTGCATCCCACGCTGACCGATAAGGAACTGCACGCAGGCTGCGAAAAGGCCAAGCAATTAAGTGTGGCCAGCGTGTGCATTAAACCGTACGCCGTGAAGCTGGCTGCCGACCGCCTGCGTGGTTCTGGCGTGGCGGTGGGCACGGTCATTGGCTTTCCACACGGCAGCAACGCTCCGGAAATCAAGGCCGCCGAAGCCAAGCTGGCCTGCGAGCACGGCGCCACCGAGCTCGACATGGTTGTGAACATCGGCAAAGTCATGAGCGAAGATTGGGATTTTGTGGAGCGCGACGTCAAAGCTGTCCTCGACGTAGCCCGGCAGCATAAAGCCGTTTTGAAAGTGATTTTCGAGAATGATTATCTCACCAAGGACGAGTGGAAAATCAAGCTCTGCGAAATCTGCGGCAAGCTGGGAGTCGATTACGTGAAAACTTCCACCGGCTTCGGATTCGTCAAGCAAGCCAGCGGCGATTACAACTACAAAGGCGCCACGGAAAAAGATGTGGCCTTGATGCGGAAGCACTCGCCAAAGCAAGTGGGCATTAAAGCGGCCGGCGGCGTGCGCACGCAGGCTGAAGCGCTCAAAATGCAGGAACTGGGCTGCACGCGCCTTGGCACCAGCGCACCGGAACCAATCATCGGCGGCGGAAAATCGACCGGCGCCGGATACTAA
- the hisI gene encoding phosphoribosyl-AMP cyclohydrolase, which yields MELSLNIPDFSKGDGLLPAIAQDAQTGEVLMLAWMNAESYAQTVASGQAVYYSRSRGKLWRKGEESGHTQQVEGIFVDCDADTILLKVRQVGPACHEGYRSCFFRQHSPQGFEIVAQRLIDPSTVYKSGHP from the coding sequence ATGGAACTATCGCTAAACATTCCCGACTTTTCCAAGGGGGATGGCCTGCTGCCGGCCATCGCTCAAGATGCCCAAACCGGCGAAGTGCTGATGCTCGCTTGGATGAACGCAGAAAGCTACGCCCAAACAGTCGCCTCGGGACAGGCGGTTTATTACAGCCGATCGCGCGGGAAGCTGTGGCGAAAAGGAGAGGAAAGCGGGCACACGCAGCAAGTCGAAGGAATTTTCGTCGATTGCGACGCCGATACCATTTTGCTCAAAGTGCGGCAAGTTGGCCCTGCCTGCCATGAAGGCTATCGCAGCTGCTTTTTTCGCCAACACTCGCCCCAAGGGTTTGAGATTGTGGCCCAGCGGCTGATCGATCCGTCGACGGTGTACAAAAGCGGCCATCCATGA
- a CDS encoding thioesterase family protein, protein MLSQHDTQIRVRYQETDGQGRLHHANYFIYFEQARVEFLRAVGKSYRAVEESGLMLVVVEIGCEYFLPASFDDLLTVRCRVVRAKGARMEHAYEVFRDGELLARGRSIVACIDRSGKPKRIPDWLLPDASESEGK, encoded by the coding sequence ATGCTTTCCCAGCACGATACGCAGATTCGAGTGCGTTACCAGGAAACCGACGGCCAAGGCCGGCTGCATCATGCAAATTATTTCATCTACTTTGAACAGGCCCGCGTGGAGTTTTTGCGTGCCGTGGGGAAAAGCTATCGTGCGGTTGAAGAGTCGGGCTTAATGCTCGTGGTAGTGGAAATCGGCTGCGAATATTTTCTGCCCGCCAGCTTCGACGATTTGCTTACCGTGCGGTGCCGTGTGGTGCGAGCCAAAGGAGCGCGCATGGAGCATGCTTACGAAGTGTTCCGAGATGGCGAGTTGCTGGCCCGGGGCCGCAGCATTGTGGCGTGCATTGATCGCAGTGGCAAGCCGAAACGCATTCCCGATTGGTTGCTGCCCGACGCGTCGGAGAGTGAAGGAAAATGA
- a CDS encoding acetolactate synthase has translation MSFGEGTSTDFATMRGRNYPSIRQFTVFLENRVGQLLEVVRRFEGSRVKIVALSITDSSECCFVRFLLSHPEQGREILERAGLAMIESDLIGVELPEGHQPLLQVCTALLQAEVNIIQAYPLLVRPHGRPAVALMVDNIEMGLETLGSKGFTMITEADLSEDE, from the coding sequence ATGAGTTTTGGAGAAGGCACTAGCACCGATTTTGCCACCATGCGAGGACGAAACTATCCGTCCATTCGCCAATTCACGGTTTTTTTGGAGAACCGCGTTGGCCAGTTGCTGGAGGTGGTGCGGCGGTTCGAGGGAAGCCGGGTCAAAATTGTCGCGCTGTCAATTACCGATTCCTCCGAGTGCTGCTTCGTGCGGTTCTTGCTCAGCCATCCAGAGCAAGGACGGGAAATCTTAGAACGGGCCGGCCTAGCGATGATCGAAAGCGATTTGATCGGGGTAGAACTGCCCGAGGGGCATCAGCCGCTATTGCAAGTGTGCACCGCCCTGCTGCAGGCCGAGGTGAACATCATTCAGGCCTATCCACTACTGGTGCGTCCGCATGGGCGGCCGGCGGTGGCGCTGATGGTCGACAACATCGAAATGGGCTTGGAAACGCTGGGCAGCAAAGGTTTCACCATGATTACCGAAGCCGATTTATCAGAAGACGAGTGA
- a CDS encoding CPBP family intramembrane glutamic endopeptidase encodes MTNSGTAWRCLNWTALIFALVYPALLTWVYFTLLASATEAVQRDAYGIGKAIQFGLPLVWVGWVCRLPLRWPKFTTRGLAAGIIFGLVFGGAAVAIYFEWFKSAGYFHDAAGKMSRRLAEMGVQKLAIYAAVGLFYSLIHSLLEEYYWRWFVFGQLRQWLSSRSPVSPKLGTESRRDSATWTAIAISSLAFMAHHVIVLGTYFGWVSPWTYLFSIATAIGGAFWAWLYQRSGSIYGPWISHLLLDAAIFGVGYDLMRTATG; translated from the coding sequence ATGACAAACTCCGGAACCGCTTGGCGATGCTTGAATTGGACAGCGTTGATATTTGCGCTGGTTTATCCGGCGCTGCTCACGTGGGTCTACTTCACTCTCTTGGCCAGCGCAACGGAGGCAGTCCAGCGGGACGCGTATGGAATCGGCAAAGCAATTCAATTCGGCCTGCCGCTGGTGTGGGTTGGCTGGGTTTGCCGGCTGCCGCTGCGCTGGCCGAAATTTACTACCCGCGGTCTGGCGGCAGGCATTATTTTTGGATTGGTGTTCGGCGGCGCGGCGGTGGCGATTTATTTCGAGTGGTTCAAATCTGCAGGGTATTTCCACGATGCCGCCGGAAAGATGAGCCGCCGGTTGGCCGAAATGGGAGTACAAAAGCTGGCCATTTATGCGGCCGTGGGGTTGTTTTATTCGCTGATTCACTCGCTGCTGGAAGAATATTACTGGCGGTGGTTTGTGTTTGGGCAACTGCGGCAATGGCTTTCGTCACGTAGCCCAGTTTCTCCGAAACTGGGGACCGAGTCTCGGAGAGACTCGGCAACGTGGACGGCCATCGCCATTTCCAGCCTCGCTTTTATGGCGCATCACGTGATTGTGCTGGGCACGTATTTTGGTTGGGTCAGTCCTTGGACGTATTTGTTTTCGATCGCCACGGCCATTGGGGGTGCCTTTTGGGCCTGGCTCTATCAGCGCAGCGGCTCAATTTACGGCCCTTGGATCAGCCACTTGCTGCTGGATGCTGCCATCTTTGGCGTGGGTTATGACTTGATGCGCACGGCGACGGGCTAA
- a CDS encoding aldehyde dehydrogenase family protein, which yields MATAVEPKTRKPQIRETQCLIGGKWQPAKSGKTFETINPATEEVIAKVAEGDAADIDLAVKAARNAFESGPWHKMDARDRGKLMNRLADLIEEEIDELAALETLDNGKPIRDSRAADLPLTIDCLRYYAGWADKLHGQTIPVRGNYFTYTRREPVGVVGQIIPWNFPMLMVAWKWGPALAAGNTIVMKPAEQTPLTCLRMAKLAQEAGFPDGVINVVPGYGPTAGGALVKHPDVDKVAFTGSTEVGQIIMRDAAGTLKRISLELGGKSPNIVFADSDLDAAAAGAHLGLYFNQGQCCCAGSRLFVEDKIHDKFVEKITAMNGKRKLGDPLDPTTEQGPQVNKEQFDKILGYIESGKKEGAKCVTGGERFGNKGYFIEPTLFTGVTDKMKIAEEEIFGPVMSILRFKDVDEIVQRANKTNYGLAAAVWTRDVAKAHLLAKKLKAGTVWINCYDVFDAAAPFGGFKQSGIGRELGERGLDAYTEWKTVTVSLD from the coding sequence ATGGCGACTGCCGTTGAACCCAAAACACGCAAACCGCAAATTCGAGAAACGCAATGCTTGATTGGCGGCAAATGGCAGCCAGCCAAAAGCGGCAAGACGTTTGAAACGATCAACCCGGCGACCGAAGAAGTGATTGCCAAAGTGGCCGAAGGGGATGCCGCCGATATTGACCTGGCCGTGAAAGCCGCCCGCAATGCGTTTGAAAGCGGACCGTGGCACAAAATGGATGCGCGTGACCGCGGGAAGTTGATGAATCGCCTGGCCGATTTAATCGAAGAGGAAATCGACGAACTGGCTGCGCTGGAAACGCTTGACAATGGCAAACCCATTCGCGACAGCCGGGCAGCCGATTTGCCGCTGACCATTGATTGCCTCCGCTATTACGCCGGCTGGGCCGACAAGCTCCACGGCCAAACCATTCCGGTGCGCGGCAATTATTTCACCTACACTCGTCGCGAACCGGTGGGCGTGGTCGGCCAAATTATCCCTTGGAATTTCCCAATGCTGATGGTGGCCTGGAAATGGGGTCCCGCCTTGGCTGCCGGCAACACCATTGTGATGAAGCCCGCCGAGCAAACTCCGCTCACTTGCCTGAGGATGGCTAAATTAGCGCAGGAAGCCGGCTTCCCAGATGGCGTGATTAACGTCGTTCCCGGTTATGGTCCAACCGCGGGGGGCGCACTGGTGAAGCATCCCGACGTCGACAAGGTGGCCTTCACCGGCTCGACGGAAGTCGGACAAATCATCATGCGTGACGCCGCCGGCACATTGAAACGAATTAGTTTGGAGCTGGGTGGCAAAAGCCCGAACATTGTGTTTGCCGACAGCGATTTGGATGCCGCTGCCGCCGGCGCTCATCTCGGGTTGTATTTCAACCAGGGCCAATGCTGCTGTGCCGGCAGCCGGTTGTTTGTGGAAGATAAAATCCACGACAAGTTTGTCGAAAAAATTACGGCCATGAACGGCAAGCGCAAGCTGGGCGATCCGCTCGATCCGACGACCGAGCAAGGACCGCAAGTCAACAAAGAGCAGTTCGACAAAATTTTGGGTTACATTGAGTCGGGCAAAAAAGAAGGCGCCAAGTGCGTCACCGGGGGGGAGCGATTCGGCAACAAGGGTTACTTTATTGAGCCGACGCTGTTCACGGGCGTGACCGACAAGATGAAAATTGCCGAAGAGGAAATTTTTGGCCCAGTCATGTCAATTTTGCGGTTCAAAGATGTCGACGAAATTGTCCAGCGTGCCAACAAAACCAATTACGGTTTGGCGGCCGCCGTGTGGACCCGCGACGTGGCCAAAGCCCACTTGCTGGCGAAGAAGCTCAAAGCCGGCACGGTGTGGATTAACTGCTACGACGTGTTCGACGCCGCCGCCCCGTTCGGCGGCTTCAAGCAAAGCGGCATTGGTCGCGAATTGGGCGAACGCGGTTTAGACGCCTATACCGAATGGAAAACGGTGACTGTGAGCTTGGATTAA
- a CDS encoding Uma2 family endonuclease, which translates to MSIQPSITAIPSTPGSIPVVSGAAVLRRFTVDEYHRMIETSILDENDKVELLDGWIVQMPPVGPSHFACIQRIARVLSSLLPKTWHVRPQGPLTLSASEPEPDVTIAKGDIRDWTDRHPGGSDVALVIEVADTSLARDRNAKQQLYAGAGIAEYWIVNLADRQLEIHREPQTTATGPEYRRREIIAASESVRLVIEEQEVGEIKVAELLP; encoded by the coding sequence ATGAGTATCCAGCCAAGTATCACTGCCATTCCGTCAACCCCGGGCTCGATACCTGTCGTTAGTGGTGCAGCAGTATTGCGCCGGTTTACGGTCGACGAATATCATCGGATGATAGAAACTAGTATCTTGGACGAGAACGATAAAGTGGAACTGCTTGATGGCTGGATTGTCCAAATGCCTCCTGTCGGCCCATCTCATTTTGCATGCATTCAAAGAATCGCTCGAGTACTCAGTTCGCTACTACCGAAAACCTGGCATGTTCGCCCGCAAGGACCGCTTACTTTGTCCGCCAGCGAACCCGAGCCTGACGTGACAATCGCCAAGGGGGATATTCGCGATTGGACGGACAGGCACCCTGGTGGCAGTGATGTTGCGCTGGTGATTGAAGTTGCCGATACTTCGTTGGCCCGAGATCGAAATGCTAAGCAGCAGCTTTACGCTGGCGCGGGAATTGCCGAATACTGGATTGTAAACTTGGCTGATCGTCAACTTGAAATACACCGCGAACCTCAGACAACGGCCACAGGGCCAGAATACCGACGTCGCGAAATCATTGCGGCTTCGGAAAGCGTTCGTCTTGTGATTGAAGAACAAGAGGTTGGCGAAATAAAAGTTGCCGAACTGTTGCCATAG
- a CDS encoding FdhF/YdeP family oxidoreductase: MRKPKSGGGWQAVWYTLRKAREAGGLWRFWKAMRSKNACKTCALGMGGQAGGMVNEAGHFPEVCKKSLQAMAADMQGAIRSEFFSTYSLAQLQHFSPRELEACGRLTQPLLLVCGENYYQPISWDAALEKIAAKLRATTADNTFWYVSGRSSNEAGFLLQLFARLYGTNNVNNCSYYCHQASGVGLGSVLGSGAGTVQLEDIEQADLFFLIGGNPASNHPRLMTLLKNLRRRGGKIIVINPVKETGLINFRVPSDVRSMLFGTEIANWYVQPHIGGDLALFTGIAKRIVELGARDEQFLSDHCQGWPALDEKLRTTSWDEIEQKSGVSPAEIDDIARRYAAAQHVIFAWTMGITHHTHGVQNVQAIANVALLRGMVGKAGAGLLPIRGHSNVQGMGTVGVTPQLKEAVFQRLQSHFGVKLPTALGMDTMTCMEAAAAGKLKFGLCLGGNLYGSNPDAAFAAAALGKLDLLVYLSTTLNTGHAHGLAQETIILPVLARDEEPQPTTQESMFSYVRLSDGGPQRHEGPRSEIEIIADLGHRVLENSTPIDWREMRQTKEIRAAIGRIVPGLAPLAEIDRTRQEFQIAGRTFHQPRFATASGKAQLFVHDLPELAGTNSVKQLRLMTVRSEGQFNTVVYEDYDIYRGIDRRDVVLVHPDDIARLGLQANQRVTVRSQIGQMPGMLVSPFPDIRPGNALMYYPEANVLVPRTVDPQSKTPAFKNVLVTLEPLDVSRQTNDRTTALTTAANRNGETATDLPNSRKSMRAC; the protein is encoded by the coding sequence ATGCGTAAACCAAAATCTGGGGGTGGCTGGCAGGCGGTGTGGTACACGCTCCGCAAGGCGCGGGAAGCCGGTGGCCTGTGGCGATTCTGGAAAGCCATGCGCAGCAAGAACGCGTGCAAAACCTGTGCGCTGGGCATGGGCGGCCAGGCCGGCGGCATGGTGAACGAGGCGGGACACTTTCCCGAGGTCTGCAAAAAATCGCTGCAAGCCATGGCGGCCGACATGCAGGGGGCCATCCGTAGCGAATTTTTTTCCACGTATTCGCTGGCCCAGTTGCAGCATTTCTCGCCGCGAGAACTGGAAGCCTGTGGCCGATTGACGCAACCGCTGCTGCTGGTGTGCGGCGAAAATTATTATCAGCCCATTTCCTGGGACGCGGCCCTGGAAAAGATCGCCGCGAAGCTACGTGCGACGACCGCCGACAACACGTTTTGGTACGTTAGTGGCCGCAGCTCCAACGAAGCCGGCTTTCTCCTGCAACTTTTCGCGCGGCTGTACGGCACGAACAACGTCAACAATTGCAGTTATTACTGCCACCAGGCCAGTGGCGTGGGTCTGGGCAGCGTGCTCGGCAGCGGGGCAGGCACCGTGCAACTGGAAGATATTGAACAGGCCGATTTGTTTTTCTTAATCGGCGGTAATCCGGCCAGCAACCATCCGCGGTTGATGACGTTGCTGAAAAACCTGCGCCGCCGCGGCGGGAAAATTATTGTCATCAATCCAGTGAAGGAAACCGGCCTGATCAATTTCCGAGTGCCCAGCGACGTGCGCAGCATGTTGTTCGGCACGGAAATCGCCAATTGGTACGTGCAACCGCACATCGGCGGCGATTTGGCGCTATTCACCGGCATCGCGAAACGAATTGTCGAATTGGGCGCGCGAGATGAACAATTCCTTAGCGACCATTGCCAAGGCTGGCCGGCGCTCGACGAGAAATTGCGCACCACATCGTGGGATGAAATTGAACAAAAATCGGGCGTTTCGCCGGCGGAGATTGACGATATCGCCCGTCGTTATGCCGCTGCTCAGCATGTCATTTTCGCCTGGACCATGGGCATCACACATCACACCCACGGCGTGCAAAACGTGCAGGCCATTGCCAATGTTGCACTATTGCGTGGCATGGTCGGCAAAGCGGGTGCGGGCTTGTTGCCGATCCGCGGCCACTCCAACGTGCAAGGCATGGGCACGGTCGGCGTCACGCCGCAACTGAAGGAAGCGGTTTTCCAAAGGTTGCAGTCGCACTTCGGTGTGAAGCTGCCGACAGCATTGGGCATGGACACGATGACTTGCATGGAAGCGGCGGCTGCAGGCAAACTGAAATTCGGTCTTTGCCTGGGCGGGAATTTGTATGGCTCCAATCCTGATGCTGCGTTCGCGGCCGCCGCACTGGGCAAGCTCGATTTGCTCGTCTATCTCAGCACAACACTCAACACAGGCCACGCGCATGGGCTCGCCCAAGAAACCATTATTCTACCGGTTCTAGCTCGCGATGAAGAGCCACAGCCGACCACGCAAGAGTCGATGTTCAGTTACGTGCGGCTGAGCGATGGCGGCCCGCAAAGACACGAGGGCCCCCGCAGCGAAATTGAAATCATCGCCGATTTAGGGCACCGCGTATTAGAAAACAGCACACCCATCGATTGGCGCGAAATGAGGCAGACCAAAGAAATTCGAGCGGCGATTGGACGGATTGTGCCGGGGCTAGCGCCGCTGGCGGAAATCGATCGCACTCGGCAGGAATTCCAAATTGCCGGGCGCACATTTCACCAGCCGCGGTTTGCAACCGCCAGCGGCAAAGCACAATTGTTCGTTCACGATCTGCCGGAGTTGGCGGGAACAAATTCAGTCAAGCAATTGCGGCTGATGACCGTGCGCAGCGAGGGGCAATTTAACACCGTGGTCTATGAAGATTACGACATCTACCGCGGCATCGACCGCCGTGATGTTGTTCTGGTGCATCCCGATGACATCGCTCGCCTGGGCTTGCAAGCCAACCAGCGCGTTACCGTCCGCAGCCAAATCGGGCAAATGCCTGGCATGTTGGTCTCGCCGTTTCCGGACATTCGGCCGGGCAACGCATTGATGTATTATCCCGAGGCCAACGTGCTGGTTCCGCGCACGGTCGATCCGCAATCCAAAACCCCGGCTTTCAAAAACGTATTGGTCACGCTGGAGCCGCTGGATGTGAGCCGGCAGACGAATGACCGAACCACCGCGCTTACTACCGCCGCAAACAGAAACGGCGAGACTGCCACCGATTTGCCAAATAGTCGCAAATCGATGCGCGCGTGTTAG